In Megachile rotundata isolate GNS110a chromosome 10, iyMegRotu1, whole genome shotgun sequence, the sequence TAGGTTTTGATAAATTATCTAAGAATCCAAACCAGTAAATTACAAGTCCTGGTCCAAATCTATTCCAGTAACTCAAAAATTGCTCTTTAATATATTTCTGATGTATCTCCGCATTTCCGAATCGAGCTTTAGATTCTATCCAGTTAATTACAAAACCATTTACCGCAATCGGTACTTCAAGCTTAAAGTCGGGGGTTTTATCGTATCCGCGTGATCGTAAGTGTTCCTCATTACGGAACGCAAGATTTCGTTCtgtcaaataattttgtagCTTTAATTCGTACTCCTGACCTACAGAACTAAAAGTATGATTTATAAGTACATGTAGCAAATTtgtatttggtatttggtaACATGAATCTTACATTCCAATAGCATCTGCTATGGGTCCATACAAATTGTCATATAATATACACTGTAAAAgacattcaattattttaaagtTGTTTAggaatatgtatttaataattaacaaatttttgatataTTACCAAATAGATTTCATATGCAAGATCCTTATCCTGAATAAGAGTAGTGTCCTTAAACAATTTACTCACTTCATTTTTAGAAACTGGAAAtatattgttttttattatttaggaatgactatatttaataataaataagttatatataaattacaattaggGTCATCTTTTCCACAATGTTTCTCGAGAATATTTCTAGCTAATAATGCTGGTGGTGCTCCAATTTCCTTtgccatttttaataaaatcccAACGGGTTCACCATTTTGTACAGCTTCTACAtaactattatttaaataacattataatataaaacattctaagtttataaaaagtataatatgaaGAATACTCACGTATCATAATAGTTCTTATTGTTGCCAAATAATTTACCATGATTAACTTTCATTCTATGCTGTATTTCTAAAGACAATATACTATACAGTGTATTAGGTGGAATACTAAATAAAAAACGCAATtagtattttattgtaattcatAATTGAATGAAACAGTTTGTTTATAGTATAATACTTACTCGCTATACTTTTCTTTCAACATGTCTCTACAATCCTTTGATAAACCTCGAAATTTTCGAATACTTGCTACAATATCATTATACAATTCAACCTTCATATTGGAGCCTTATTAgtgtttttttaaaatatctcaactttattttattattacaatataaacattattcatatttatacgTTATGCATGTTGATATTTACCCATAACGCATAATATTTTGACAACACTTAATAGTGAGGAGTATATTGAAGTTGTCTGAAATGCGCAAATGAAGTACGACCTATCAAGAAAACGGCGCCAAGAACTTGCTTCACTTTGATCAGTAGGAATCGTGAATAGTGAAGTCTGATGgttgtttctttcttttatctCTGTTTGTGAACTACGTATCTATGCAAATATTACTTCAAAGGAAAATTGCGCAAGGACATTTCATTTTTACTGTTATGGAATATTTCAAAGATT encodes:
- the LOC100874745 gene encoding CDAN1-interacting nuclease 1, whose translation is MKVELYNDIVASIRKFRGLSKDCRDMLKEKYSDIPPNTLYSILSLEIQHRMKVNHGKLFGNNKNYYDTYVEAVQNGEPVGILLKMAKEIGAPPALLARNILEKHCGKDDPNFSKNEVSKLFKDTTLIQDKDLAYEIYLCILYDNLYGPIADAIGISVGQEYELKLQNYLTERNLAFRNEEHLRSRGYDKTPDFKLEVPIAVNGFVINWIESKARFGNAEIHQKYIKEQFLSYWNRFGPGLVIYWFGFLDNLSKPSEKRFVIMDHFPKDITYMDPTCIKPTAC